The Arachis ipaensis cultivar K30076 chromosome B05, Araip1.1, whole genome shotgun sequence nucleotide sequence TTGGATTGTGTCTTGAAGGTCAATATAAGGAAGCCATTGATTTGTTAAGTGATATGGTGCTTAGAAACATTACTCCTGATGTTTATACCTATAATACTTTGCTTGATGGGCTATGCAAGGAAGGAAAGATCAAAGATGCTAAGAGTGTATTGGCTGTAATGGCAAAACATGGTGTGAAACCAGATGTAGTTACTTATACCAGCTTAATGGATGGATATTGTTTGGTTAATCAGGTAAATAAGGCAAAATATATATTCAAAACAATGGCCCAAATTAGAGTGTCACCCAATGTTCAAAGTTACAGTATCATGATTAATGGCTTCTGTAAAAGTAAAATGGTCGATGAAGCCTTGAATCTCTTTGAAGAAATGCGTGGTAAGTACTTGGTTCCAAACACGGTAACTCACAACACTCTTATTGATGGCTTGAGCAAATCGAAGAGAATCTCTTGTGCTTTGGAGCTTCTTGTCAAGATGCACGAAAGAGGTCCACCCGCTGATGTAGTCACTTACAATTCCTTGTTGGATGGGATGTTCAAAACCCAACAAGTTGACAAGGCACTTATGTTATTCAAGCAAATGAAAGAGAGTGGCATTGATCCAGACATATGTACATACACCATACTTATAGATGGCCTGTGCAAAAATGGAAGACTTAAAAATGCAAAAGAGATTTTTCAAGATCTTTCCGTTAAAGGCTATCACCTAAACACAAGGATATACAATGTTATGATCAATGGGCTTTGCAAAGAGAGCCTACTTGATGAAGCATTGGCCTTAAAGTTGGAAATGGAAGACAATGGTTTCTCTCCAGATGCTGTAACTTACGAAACAACTATTCGTGCTCTGTTGGAAAAAGGTGAAAATGATCAAGCGCTGAAACATCTTCATGAAATGATTGCTAGAGGCTTATTGAAAAGACCCTAAGGAGAAATAAATCAActcaaattaataaattttctgTTGTCAAAATTTGTACAGAACTTGGTAAATTTTATATCTATTGGGTTGGAGGTTTGGGAAATGCCATGAACTCACTATCACCTTGATTTTGGTTATCTCACTGTTATTGATTTAATTTTGAACTTGTGTTATTGGCTGATGTATGATTTTCACTGCCATCTTTGAAATAAATACATCTACTAAATGCATGACCCCACTTTTTTTGTTGACAATTTCaacatttttgttattttttaaaatctgaTCATAGGTGAAGAAACCTGTATACTAAGTCTGTGATTTCACTTGATGTTTCAAATAAAAAAGGCTGTGCAAGAAGGGATTTCTAGGAATTTGGCTAATTTGGTTCAAATATGAATTATCTTAAAACCTTTGTTTATTTTCATAATTAATGTTACTTGGCTTTAATTCTTAGAAATCAATTGAAAATATGTACATTATGTTCATTTCCATAATTAATGTACAGTTGTAATTAATGTTATCTTAAAACCCTTGTTCATTTTCAGAACTAATGTTACTCAGCAGTTAATGCTTAATTGAAgtatttcattatttcttattgaaAAATCCTATATAGGGATTATTACATTGTTCTTGTTTAAAGTCATGTTGAAAAGCTACACCTATCGTGAAAGATTTGGTGATTCTAATGCCAAGTACAACTATTTCTACACCTATTTCTTTGGTATTTCTAAATCTTCTCTGCATTGTGTGATGAGTGGGGTTAGAATAAAGAATTAAAAGTGAAACAATGTTGTACAGATTGAAATTGCTTTTGTTCTTGTAGAATATTTTTGAATGCTAATACAATTTCTTTTGGGATCAAAAGTAGAACTATTATATAGCCTCACTACTTAAGTGCTGATTAACTTATTCCATGAAACTGATATTGGTGGTTGAGTATTTGGATTCTTCTCATGGATATCATCTTTGTTCCATGCTTACTGATAGCTAGGTGCACTCAAGCATGTTAAGTTGAAGCATGGCACAGACAATATTGAAGATCTCTAGTATGAATTTTCCTttatacttggatttcagtttgTCCCTTTGAAATATTGCGAGACACTTGATTTAATATTTTGTCAGCTTATTTGGTTTCTAGTTGAATCCACCATTCAGTTATAAGCTTCAAATTCAGTTTTAGATGGAAGTGAATAATAGCTACTTTCACAAAAATCACTCTTCAGATTAGACTAATAAACATAAAATGAATTGATCTCAAACAAGATAGAATATGGTTGATGCTGCTATAAACTTTGAGGAATCAATCTTAGCATCATAATGAAATTAGGTTGTTCATGTACTATTTATTGTGTGGTGTATACTGCATAAATCAATTTATGGATTTAATTTCTTTAAAATTTCCCTTTTCACAAATAATTGCAGGAGATATACATTTGATCTTTGGAAGGGGTATAATCATGCTTTTTTTATTATTGTGGATATATGATTATAGAATGAATCTTAGATTCTTAATGTTATCAAATTTGTTACTGcattttttgtgtgtttttggAAAGAGTTGCACCAAAAAGATGTAATGTAGTCAGTTTAGTCTGATAAATGCATAGTTATATAAAAGAAATTAAGCATTAactattattttcttctttcttttactcTTAAACCAAACTCTAGTGAGAAAAATTGTTCAAAACAAAAATGTCATTTCTATAATTCTATGGAAAGTTATAATATATACAAGAGCTGATTCAAGTTCTAACCAGAATGAATCAAAACTAAGCATAATTTACACACAAACTATCATTTTTCTTTCAAGAACCTCTCTAACCCTGACAGGTTTTGGAAGGAATAGCTCTTTGCAATTGAATGCTATAGAAGGTAGCATTTCAAGGGCCAATACCAAATTGTTGTTCTTCTTTGCATGCTCTGCTACTTCATTGTCTAGGGAGGCTTTAGCAATTTTAGTGATGAAAATGAATAGAatcactgaaaaaaaaaaaggtttagtTTTGAGTTATATGAGAGAAAAAGAAACTTCACAACAATAAAGGATGAATTTTAATTTGCTTATGTAACTACTTATTGGTAGATATGTGTATGAAGAAGAGAAAGGACAAAACAATATAGATGAATATAATCAACTGATATTTCAATTTCTTATAGTCTCAATAAGTTACACCATGAATATTGAAGGAGAAATGTTATGTTTCTTATTTTTTTGGTGACAAATGTTATGTTTCTTTAGGTCTGTGTTTTTATTTtataggataaagtatattttttaaaaaatttgtcgTTACGGATAAATttgttataaataaaaaatttttagaacaaaagattgaaacaaaataaaacctaaaggtatttttgaaacttttaacaaactttaaagataaaaaatatatactttctcctattttatatattttttactcTGATTTTTATTGCATGCCAATATTTCAAggtcttaaaaatttttattaatgtaaCAAAAGAAGGGTTCTTACCATTTGAGAAAAAGAAATGGCAGCTTCAGCGTAATGGGTTAATTTa carries:
- the LOC107644173 gene encoding putative pentatricopeptide repeat-containing protein At1g12700, mitochondrial; the encoded protein is MLSMRRPPSIIQFNKILGSLSKTKHFHAAVSLFQQLQASGIAPSMVTLNILINCCCGMGRMMLAFSVLAKIFRMDYEPDTVTLTTILKGLCLCGSVEKAVCFHDTVLAHGFHFDQVTYGTLINGLCKTGHTSAAIQMLRNIPRYGIAPNVFMYSAIIDSLCKDTLVSQAFHLFSEMLAKGISPDVITYSSLIFGLCLEGQYKEAIDLLSDMVLRNITPDVYTYNTLLDGLCKEGKIKDAKSVLAVMAKHGVKPDVVTYTSLMDGYCLVNQVNKAKYIFKTMAQIRVSPNVQSYSIMINGFCKSKMVDEALNLFEEMRGKYLVPNTVTHNTLIDGLSKSKRISCALELLVKMHERGPPADVVTYNSLLDGMFKTQQVDKALMLFKQMKESGIDPDICTYTILIDGLCKNGRLKNAKEIFQDLSVKGYHLNTRIYNVMINGLCKESLLDEALALKLEMEDNGFSPDAVTYETTIRALLEKGENDQALKHLHEMIARGLLKRP